The stretch of DNA CGGCTTCTTGTTGCGTGGTTTTTCCCTGTTCGCGAAGAGCGACGATCATGGGATAGTTTTGGCCAGGGTGGTATTCAGGCGGCAGTATCACGGTGTAGTTCACAGCCGGTTCCTCCTCTTGGGCGGGAAGGGCGACTTCAAACGGCGCTCCCACGACGGCCTGGGGAGTTTTTACAGCGGAGGGGAGCAACGGTAGGATTCGCGCGATGCTGGCCGCATCGATTCCTTCCAGCTCATCCAACTCAACCAGGATTTCCTGTCGCCGATAAGCCTCAGCGGGAAGTACGGCCAAGTACTCCATGACCAACTCCCGCGCTTTCCACAACCGCAGCGCGCGGTCCAAGTCGGTCTCGGCGTAACTGCTGCCTACGACCATCCCGGAAATTGCTAGCGCCAATTGTTCATCAGCAGGCAGGCCACCATCTTTGGCATACAGAAAAAAGGACTCTAACCGGTCCATCGTGGAAATATTGAATTCTGCAATCAGCGAATCGGCAAGTTTGTTCACAGCCTCCGCGTGGTCTTTATTGCTTAAGTCATTGGGGAGTTCATGAATTTTGGTGACAAACAGTTCGCGCTGCTGCTTTTTATTTTCGTAGTCAGCCGTCATTTCGGTGACGTCACGTAGAATTGAACGGCTCACATCCTCGGAGGGAAATTTGAGCGTGCTCTGGTAAACGAGTTGGTGTTGCCCGGCGGCGCGTCGCAAGCTGAGTTCGTCGAGCAATTGCTTGGCCTGCATTTGCGTTAATTGCAAACGCACATCCTTCACGTTGTCGGCGAATTCGGGAAAATCCTTTTCAATTGCGACCAATTCCTGCTTGGCGTCGCGGTACATTTGGGCTTGCAAATAGAAACGGACGATGGCCATGCGGTGGTCGGGATCATCCGGCTTCGTCGCTTTTTCGAGGAGGGCCGCCAACGTTTTTCGAGGCAGGGAACTCGTGGCCATTCCCGAGTCCCATCGATGATTCATCCCTTCAAGTTTTAAGTAATCGGGACTGATTTCGGTAATCGCCTGAATCACCACACGTTCTTTGCCGCCGGCGTTGATCGTGATCTGCCGTCGGCCCCATTCGTCGAAGGGGGTCACCTTGAGGAACCGCCCGATCTGTTGAATGGCCACCGCGCCGCTACGGCCATGTTGCGGAAGTTTGAAGACCTGATTCTGCCCGCCCATCTGGTCCGCTACAAATTCAGCAACTTGCGTCCGCGGGACAAAGTAGCGAGCCAAACCGGTGTCGACCATTGTGACGTTATAAACCGTCGTCGGCCCCCGGTTTTTGCCTCCTCTGGGCCCCGTGCCGAGTCCGAAGAGCGGCGTCGAGCGACCTTCAAATCGGGTTCCGTTCTTGAGCGTGACTTCATCGGCAGCCAAATGCGAGAGGCAGACCCCGCACAATCCGGCGAGCACAATCACTCGCAGCGGGGTTGCGAGCGCGGTGAAACACGTCATCGACACACCTCTTTATCGTATGAATGCAAACAAGCGGGTCGAGCTACAAACCCGGGTCGCCAAGCCCTTGCCGGGGTGACTTTAGCAATCGCCTACTCTTATTGTGACCCGATGCCCAACGGCATCAAGTCTTTTTTCGGGGCTGGGAGACGAAATTATCTCAAATTCGCCGGCTAGTAACGTCGGACCGGGAGCCCGTATCACTTGATTTCGGCGGCCAATGCAACGAAGTCGAAGCGGTTTCGCCACAGCCGGAATTGCCGATGTAACCGGAACGCTCCAACAGCTGTCCCCACGACTTTTTCAGCAGATCAGTCGAATCTCGTTTCGAATTGATGGAGACCGACTCCAGCTGCCTATAAAAATAAATTGGGGAATGTTTCACGCAGGTAGGCTAATGCGTAGGGAAAGGCAAACCACAATGCGGCGATCACAGCGGCAATGATCGCCAAATACACAATCAACCCAGCTCCACCGAGCAAGGAATCACGGAAACGCCGCAGTCCACGCCAACGACGGTACCAGCGTTCCTCGCGGTCAATACGATCATACAAATGGTTGAATTGTTCTTGTTTTTGCGCGGCTCGTTTTTTGATGAGTTTTTGCTCGACGATTTCCAAGAATTCCGGAAACGATGCCAAGGGAGCATAGGCGGCGTCCGCCGAGGTTTTGCCTTTGGCGCGGGTGCTGATATTTCCCGCCTTGAGTTGTTGTTGCACCTGTGCTGTGCGGAGTTTGGAAACAATTTTTTTGCCTTGCGAATCGCGGTACTGCACGTACCACCATTCTCCCGAGGTGGACTTTTGACTGCCGGAAGTCACGGGACGCATAGACGACGAACTACTCGGCTTAACAGGCCGACGCCGTTCGCGTGGTTTCGGCGTTGCCGCACCTGGTGAGGGAGTCGGACTGGGCTGCGACGATGGGGCCGATGATCGCCGTGCACGCGGAGTATGCCGAGCGGATCGGGACGTCGATGGCGAGACAACCGCCTCTTCGGCAAAGCTGAGTGTCTCCACGTCCATTTGCAGGCTGTCGAGGTCGTTGATCAGATCAGTACAGGTTTGATAACGGTGACTGGGATCTTTCGCCAACGCTTTGTCGATGATCAAATCCAACCGCTCCGGAACAGCCGGATTGACCCGCCGCGCCGATTTGAAAATGCCGCGTTCCTTGGCCGTGATGATCTCCAGCGTCGAATCTCCCTCAAAGGGGTGCGCGCCGGTGACACAATAATAAAGCATGCACCCCAGGGCATAGATGTCGCTGCGGCCGTCGACATATTTGGCGTTACGCGCCTGTTCGGGCGGCATGTAATAGGGGGTGCCCAAACCTGTGCCGCTTTGCGTCATCGACATATCATCGTCGAGCGCCTTGGCTAACCCCAGATCGGCCACTTTCACGATCCCCGACTTTGTGACCAGCACGTTGTCCGGTTTGATATCGCGGTGAATGATGTTCAGTTCATGCGCGTGTTCCAATGCTTCGGCGCACCGGATTGCGACGTGTACCGCATCGCCGATCTCGATGCGCGCGAGTTTTTTCATCCAATCGTGCAGGCTCCGCCCGTCAATGAATTCCATCGCCACGTAGTGGATGCCATCCGCCTCGCCAACGGCATAACCGCGCACAACGTGAGGGTGATCCAACTTGGCCATGCTGCGGGCTTCTCGGTAAAACCTTTCGATGAAAGATTTCTTGGAAGCCAATTGCTTGGAAAGTGTTTTGAAAGCAACTTTTCGGTCCAGGCTGACCTGATGGGCTAAAAAGACTTCGCCCATTCCGCCTTTCCCCAACCGTTTGAGAAGCTTGAAGTCGCCGATTTGGGTGGACTTCTTTTTCTTGGGCGTTGGTTTGTCCGCCATTGCTGGGGCTGGCCGTTTGGATTTAGGTTTGTTGATCTTACGTGGCGTTTTCGCCTCGTCTTGCGCGTGATTCGTGTCGTCCAATGTCCGTTCAGCAGTCTGGCGAGCGGCGGCATCATGCGCCGCAGCCTCCGCATCCGATCGCCCGGAGCGTGAAGCGCGGTCTCCCGGTGCTCGGCGGCAATGATGATAATTTCGCATGAGTCCCTCACTCGACGACACTCATTGAACCGATCAAAAACGCGGCACCTTCCCCGCGCCGGAAGGCGATTCGAAAATGATAGACTCAGAAATGAACAACGGTCAAGATGATGTGTACCGCGACGTGAAAAGATTGACCTCGCCCATTATCATGGTTTCGCCGATGCGTTGCAAACGATTTTGACGGCGGATCACCATTTCGGAACCAGGTTTTCGATTTGTTTACCTGTCTCCCCTCAATTGATCCGCCCCTTTTCGTTGTTTTTACGATACACTGCAACCATTTTTTCAGCTGCTGCAGAATCCTCCGCCCAGCAGATTCTGTTATATTCGCAACTTCAAATAGTCCTCTGTCCACCAACGACTACGCCCACAATGGGAGAATGCACGCTATGCCGGCCACGAGCCCGCTCACTGACGAACAAAAACGAATCGTCACCTCCTGCCTGATGGTCCTGGCGGCAGTCGCCATTGCCGGTGTGTTGATTTTTACGCGGTCGGTGATGGTCCCCTTTGTGATCGCGATCTTTATCGTTTCGATCGTTTCGCCAATTGTGGACTACCAAGTGATTCGCCTCAAATTTCCGCGTTCAATCGCTGTCACGGTTGCCCTGTTGCTTGTGTTGGCGTTTGTCTCGATCTTTAGCCTGTTTGTCTTTGGCGCTGTCCAGCGCGTCGGCACCGCTGCCTCGAACTACAGCAGCACCGTCGAAGGTCTCGGCCAGGAATTTGGGAACAATATTGCCGAGATGTTTGGGATCGAAGAACGGCGTGTCACGCAAATCATCAACGGGTTGGCTGCCGATGTGGCGAAAAGTATTCCAAACATGGCCCAGCGCACTGCTGGAACCGCTGTCGATGTGCTCTCGTCAGGATTCTTTGTGTTGATCTTTGTGATCTTTCTCTTAGCAGGCCGCAATCCACACGTCATTCGCAAAGGTATCTATGCCGAAATTGACCAGAAGATCCGCGCGTACATTTCCACCAAAGTTGCCCTATCGGCTTTCACTGGGATTGTCGTCTGGGGCATTCTGGAATACTACGAACTGAAGTTCGCCGGCATCTTTGGTTTATTGGCCTTCATGCTGAATTTCATCCCCTCGATCGGCTCAGTGATTGCTACGCTGCTGCCGATCCCCGTGGCCTTCGTGCAATTTCGAGCCACCGAAGACCCACACCCACTCGAATGGGCCTCCCTTCTAGGCGTCATCCTCTGGCCCGGTCTAGTGCAAATGCTGGTGGGCAACGTGGTCGAACCCAAATTGATGGGCCGTGGCTTAGAACTGCACCCGGTAACCGTCGTGCTCATGCTGGCATTCTGGGGCTTGCTCTGGGGGGCGATTGGCGCGATCTTGGCCGTGCCGATGACCGCTGTGCTGCGAATCGTGCTCATGCGGTTCGATGCGGGCAAACCGATCGGCCGCCTCTTGGCGGGCGAGTTACCCGGCTCGACGCTGACCGAGAATGCCTAACACACCGTGACAAAACGGATCGCCAACGTTGCCGGTCAATTCGACCGCAGTCGCGGGTCGGTGGCGTGCTGCAAACCTTCGCCGATGAGGTTATAGGCCAACACAGCCAGAAAAATAGCCATACCGGGATAGAAGGTCATCCACCACATATCGAGATTGTTTCGCCCGGTCTGCAACATCGTGCCCCAACTCGGATTAGGGGGCGGAGTGCCGAACCCTAAAAAGCTCAGCCCCGCTTCGATAAGAATCGCTGAGGCGATCCCGAACGAAATGGGCACCAACACCGGTGCCATGGCATTGGGCAGAATGTGCCGGAAGACAATCCGCAACGGCTTGTAACCCATGGCCCGCGCCGCGGAGACAAATTCGGTCTGTTTGAGTTTCAAAAATTCCGCGCGCGTCAATCGCGCAATGCCCGTCCAACCGGTGCAGCCAATCACGGCCATGACATGCCAAATCGTCGGGCGATCAATGATGGCAATCAGCGCCAGAATCAACACCAACGTCGGCACGCACATGACAACCTCGATGAGCCGACTGACAATCATGTCGGTCCAGCCTCCCAGATAGCCGGCCAATGCGCCGACGGTGATTCCGATGGTGGAAGCAATCCCCATCGAAACAAATCCCACCAACAGTGCAATCGTCGTCCCGTGCACCATCTGAGCGAAGATATCCACGCCGCGGGTGTCGGTGCCGAAAATGTTGTATCGATTCGGCGTCCCTTTATCGCGCGACGGATTTTCCGGCTGCCCGGGCATTTCCCCTTCACGGATCCGACGAAACGGATCTTGATAAACCAACGGCCAAATGGCCCAACTGAGGGGATCTTTTTCTTTCAAGTTGACGGGATACCGTTTACGAAAGCGATCCTTTTGAAAGACCGGGTTCTCCCAAGTGTTTTTGAAATACCCCATCGCCGGGAAATAGATGTGTCCCTTGTATTTGCAGACAATCGGTTTGGTGCCGGCGATCGCCGGGGCAAACAGCGCAACGAAGGCCATAAAGCAGACGAAATAAAACGCCGCCATCGACGTTCCCCGGCGACGGAAACGGGACCAGGCCTCTCTCCAAAATCCAACCGATTTGGAAACCTTGATTTCCGGTGGCATTGACGTCGGTTCACTCATGGAAACGCAATTGTGCTCAAAAAAATGAAATTGAAGCCGTTTAGTTCAACCGAATCCGCGGATCGACAACCGCGTACAAGATGTCAGCCAATAATTGTCCGGCCAATGTGAGAATCGCGAACATCAAAGTCAATCCCATAATCAGAGGATAGTCCCGTGATGTCAGCGACAGGAAATACAACTGGCCCATGCCGGGCCATTGAAAAATTCGTTCGAGGATCACCGCTCCACCCAACAGTCCCGGCAATGTCATGCCAATCATCGTGACCAGCGGAATCAATGTGTTGCGAAAGGCATGATGCAACACAATCGATGAGGGGCCGACTCCTTTGGCTTTGGCGGTGCGGACGTAATCTTGTCGAATGACCTCTTGCATGTTGGCGTTGATAAATCGCGAATAGTAGGCGAGCGAACCGTAGGTGTAACAAATGATCGGCATCAGCGCATGCATCATAATGTCTTTGGCTTTGCCGAACGTGTCCAGCGTGTCATACGTCTCCGTAGTCGTCATGCCATACAACGGCAGCCAGCCCAATTTGACGGAGAGATAAATCTGCAAAAACAAAGCCGCCACGAACGCCGGAAACGAGTACAGCATGTAGAGCGAGATGCTCATCACCCGTTCGTCCATTTTGCCGATGCGGACCGCTCCGACCAGCCCCATCGGGATGGACAACATATAGGCCAGCAGCAGCGAACTGATGGAGAGGATCAGCGTCGGCGCCACGTGCTCCCCGATCACCGTCGTCACCGGTTTTTTCCACGACAGCGACCGCCCCAGATCTCCCTGCACCAAATTGCCCACCCATTGCACATAGGCTTGCGGCCAGGGTTTGTCGAGACCGTAGGACTTTTTCATCCGCTCATACTCGAGCGGGCTGATGACTTTGCTGGGATCGACCATGGAGAGGTCCATCGTCAATGGATCGCCCGGCATGTTGCGGATCAACGCAAAAATGATGAACGTGATCAGCACCAACGTGAGGGCACCCAGCAGCAGCCGTCGGATGATGTAGCTTACCATACAACTTTCAGGGGACGATAATCTTTGACCGAAGAGAAACAGGGATTCAGAGCACAGGCAAGTTGCGCGGGCTCAATGCATGGCTGGTTTATAGATGCTGCCGAAACCCGGCCCGTAGTTATACGGACCCCGTGGGCTAAAGCTATAGCCTCGCAATTTCTTGTTGAACCCGTAGAACGAATTGCGGTAGTACAGCCAAGTGTAGGGCTGGTCCTCCCACAAGATCTTGTGAATCTTGGCGTAGATCGCCGCACGTTTTTCAGGGTCGAACTCCCGTTTGCCCTCTTCGAAAAGCTTGTCGATTTCCTTGTTGGCATAACTGCCGTAGTTCCGGCCGTTTTTGATGGCGTTTGTCGTCCAAATGTTGCTGCTCGTATCCGGATCGGCGCCGGTTCCCCAGCCGGCAAACGCAGCTTGGTAATCGTGCTTGAACATTTTTTCCATCAACACGGGAAACTCCAACGGCCGGACGTGACAAATGATCCCCAACTGATCCAAGTTCTCCTTGAGCAGTGTGCACATATCGATCCGTTCTTGTGCAGTCGCACACAAGATCGTGAACTCAAACTTCTGCAGCTTTCCGCCAATCATCTTGTCGCGGATCCCATCCCCATCGTTGTCGACCCAACCGGCCTCCTCCAACAAGTCTTCGGCCTTGTCGAAGTCTTGTTTGTACGGCGTAAGTTTTTCCTTGGGATACATCTTGGAATCGGGGTGAAACGGTCCCAGGCAGGGAGTGTTCAGGCCATAGAGCAGTGTGTTGAGCAATTCTTCGTGGTCGAACGCATAGGACATCGCCTTCCGCACACGTTTATCACTAAAGAAAGGCGTCTTCGTATTCCAGTTGAAGTGAAAGCTGACCCATTCCACGCCGGTGACTTTTGTATTGTGCTTATAAAAATCATCACCGTCGGTTTGCGTCATCCACAACTCGGGCAACAGTTCCATCTCTTCGATTTCGCCGTTCTTGAGCGCCAAAATAGCTGTGTTCGATTCTTCCAAAATCCGGAAACGAATTTCCTTGAAGTACGGCTTGGGGCGAACCTGCTTGCCTTTGTACATATAGTATTCTTCGCGGCGGGTCAGGACGATTTCCTGTTTGGGCTTGCGGTCGGAAATCACGTACGGTCCGCCGGTCACCGGCGCGTTTTCATGTTTCACATGATGCTTGCTATCTTGCAGCGTGTAATCTTCGTGCAACGACTCATCATAGATGTGCTTGGGGATTACGCTGAAGTTCAAATTCCATGTGTTGGTTGCCAGCGGCTCTTTGTGAAAATAGACCAGCGTCTGATCGTCATACGCCTCGATCCAACGAATTTGATCCGTTCCTGACCGTTGAGCGGGGACCGGTACTTTGGGGTTCATGATGGTTTGGAACGAAAACACGACGTCATGGGCAGTGATCGGCACGCCGTCGGACCAAACGAGGTCGTCGCGCATCACGACTTTGTCGTACTTCCCATCCTCGCTGGAATGCCACGACTTGACGGTGTCAGAGGAGGCCAACGGGTTGAAATCCCAATCGAAACCAAACAGACCAAAGCCTGTCAGTCCCGTGACATTGAATTCAATCGTAGAACTGACCAGCAAGGGATTCGTCGTTTTGACATCCCCGGTAGCACGGCGATAAATAGACGCGTCCCAATCGACATCGGAGTCCGATTCCGGCAGACGTCCCAAGGCGCTCAAGATTTTGGCGTTGTCTTCTTTGGATTTGTTCTTCAACGCCAGTGCTTCTTCGGTCGTGGCCAAGACTTCTTCATTGGCCTGCCGCAGTCGCAATAACTCCAGCGTGTCCAGCACCGGGCGCTCGACCCATTTGACCTTGGCGTCGAGTTCTTCCAGCGGCGGGGCATCGAACGGATGAAGCAGGATTTCCGGTTCAGCTTCGGTCTCAGTTGCTGTCGTGTCACCGGTGGTTGAAGCGGAATCGTCATCGCCACCCCAACAGCCGACTAAGCACATCGAGCAAACCGTAAACGCAAACAGCCACCCCAGGGAAAATCGTGAAAGCCTACTCATGCCTGCCAATCCTTTATCTACGCGGGATTCACCGCAACACGCGTCAATTCTGCGAGGTGCGGGTCGATCTCTCCATCCGGTCATTTGTTTTGAGACCGGCAACCAGTCTGGATTCTGGCAGAGACGTGGGATTCGGGCAACCCTAGAATCTAGGGAACTTGTAACGGCCACCAGACGGCCACAATCTGCATGATAAAAAGTGGATTCTCCACCGATTCATCCACCCACTCGCCCCCAACCGCGACAAGGAATCCGTATTGCCACTGCCCCACACATTTGCCGCACACCGTCCCTGGAGTGCCGAAACCACCCTCGACTTGAGCAAACACCCCCTACTGGATAACGCCTGGAAAAATTCGCAACGACTCTTGCAGCAGATCAGCGACCAACTGCGTGCGGCCGCACTGGATCCGCGGATTCTCACCGTGGCAGCCTCCGGCTCCTTAGGCCGCATGGAAGCAGTCGCCGGTTCCGACGCGGATTTGATCGTAGTGTTGAGCAACGAAATCACCACCGATTCGCCACAAGCCCAACAGGCCTGTGATTCTATCTGGGAGGCATTGGAAGCATTGCAGCTCCCCCACTCGCGGCGCGGCGGAATTTTTTCCATCCCCACCACGCCCGCCGCCCTCTGCAACGTCGACGCCCGTGGAAAAATTGACGAGGACATTCCCACGTTCGGAAAACGATTTCAATTGTTCTGCGACGCACAGCCAGTTTACGGCACGGTTGCCTATGAGCAATTGCTGTCTGATGTGATCCGCTGGTATACGGCAGCCACGCCGGGGGATGCCACAATTGCCTGGTGGCGGTATTTGTTGAATGATCTCCTACGGTATTACCGTTCGATGTGCGTCGCCGCTCAGTGGGATCAGTCGCACGGCGCTGGTTTTCAACGGATGCGCAACTTCAAACACGCCCATAGCCGCACGGTGATGTATGCGGCGATGTTGTGTCTGTTGGGAGAATGCAGCAGCGTTCAGCAAAACCCACTACAACAATTTCAGGCAATGTTGCGTCTCACGCCGCTGGAGCGATTGGCTTGGTCCTGCCCGTCAGCCCAAGAAGCCGACATGGCGGCGATCGCGACGATCTATGCCCGCTATCTGGAAAAGTTAGACGCCCTGACGTTTCGGCAATCGCTATTGGACGACAACCTCACCGAAGCTCATACCGCTGAGTGGACGCGATCAGGTCACGATTTGCGCAACGCGTTGTCTCGATTCCTTGATGAGCAACGGCAACAGTGGGACCCAGATTTTGCCACCGCATTGTGGCTATAGTGCACTGGGACTTTAGATCGCACACGCACCGTCAGCCATCGGTCCGTTTGGACACCATCGTAATGTGCCGCGCCTGCGCTGGATCAGTGTCGGGATAATCGTGGCGAAAGTGGACGCCGCGACTTTCGGTGCGCTGCCGGGCGGCTGCGATCATCAATTTGGCAGCGAGCATCATGTTTTGCAGTTCCCAACCCTCGGGAGAGGCAAACTCGCGACTGGCGACGTAGCGGTTCCAAAACTCGACGTTTTGTCCCGCTTCGTTTAAGTCGGAGTCATCGCGCTGGATGCCCACCTTACGCCACATTTCGCTGGTGAGCGAATTGCGGAGGTCCTTTAGATCGAGTTGATCCGTGTCATCGACGCTAACCGTCGGCCAATCGCTTTCCAACGGCAGTGCGCGGTATTGATCGGGAATCTCCGCGGCTTCGGCCGCCGCTCCGTGTCCCGCCAACCGACCGTAGACCACCCCTTCCAACAGGCTGTTCGACGCCAAGCGATTCGCACCGTGCAGTCCTGTGGAGGTGACTTCGCCAGCGGCCCATAGCCCCGGCAGTGTCGTTCGGGCATCTCGGTCGACGGTCACACCTCCGACCATGTAATGCGCGCCAGGGCGGACGGGAATCAGATCGTGAGCGATGTTCAACCCAAATTCCGCACAGACATCGCCGATATGGGGGAACCGCTCTTTGATCAGTTCCGGCGGCAAATGCGTGAGGTCGAGAAATACGTTGGGATGTTTGGTCTTTTTCATCTGCAGCGTAATCGCCTGGCTGACGACATCCCGCGGCGCCAGTTCCAACCGATCATCGTAGTCGGCCATAAAACGATGCCCGGTCGCGTCGCGCAAGTAGGCGCCTTCTCCACGAACCGCTTCGGAAATCAGGTGCCGCGAACTCCCGGCAATGTACAACACGGTGGGGTGGAATTGCATGAATTCCATGTCTCGCATTTCGGCGCCGGCGCGAGCGGCGATCGCGTGTCCGTCGGCCGTGGCGATTTGGGGATTGGTGGTTTCCCGGAACAGGCACCCCGCGCCACCGGTCGCTAGAATCGTCTGTTTAGCCCACACAAACGTTTTACCATGATGCGGATTCCACACCAGCGCCCCGCGGCAAACTCCTTCGTAGGTCAGCAAATCAATCGTAAAGGTTTCGGGCCAACATTGAATTCGTTCCGATTGATTGACCTCGGCAATCATCGCCCGCATGATCTCTTTGCCGGTCGCGTCTCCCAAGGCGTGAGCGATGCGGCGATGGCTGTGCCCGCCTTCGCGCGTCAGTGCCAGTTCGCCATCTTCGAGATCGAATTGCGTTCCCAATTTAATCAACTGCCGAATC from Symmachiella dynata encodes:
- the nadB gene encoding L-aspartate oxidase: MADINFSLLHRYLVRFHPKQIPHAFTDVLILGGGIAGLSAALEVPAPLQATVITKDALVQSNSVYAQGGIAGVLDPLDEIANHIADTITAGKGMCDPDVVEMVIREAPERIRQLIKLGTQFDLEDGELALTREGGHSHRRIAHALGDATGKEIMRAMIAEVNQSERIQCWPETFTIDLLTYEGVCRGALVWNPHHGKTFVWAKQTILATGGAGCLFRETTNPQIATADGHAIAARAGAEMRDMEFMQFHPTVLYIAGSSRHLISEAVRGEGAYLRDATGHRFMADYDDRLELAPRDVVSQAITLQMKKTKHPNVFLDLTHLPPELIKERFPHIGDVCAEFGLNIAHDLIPVRPGAHYMVGGVTVDRDARTTLPGLWAAGEVTSTGLHGANRLASNSLLEGVVYGRLAGHGAAAEAAEIPDQYRALPLESDWPTVSVDDTDQLDLKDLRNSLTSEMWRKVGIQRDDSDLNEAGQNVEFWNRYVASREFASPEGWELQNMMLAAKLMIAAARQRTESRGVHFRHDYPDTDPAQARHITMVSKRTDG